GGGACGAACCCCTCCCGCCTCACGTTCCCTTTCCTAACTTGGCAATCATGCTTCTCTATGTCATTATCTCGCTATAGCTTGACGGTGCCGCTTGGTACCGAGTTTGCTAGAACATTTGGGTGCGATAAAAAATCTGCGCGCACTCGTCACTCTCTTTCATGATGGAGGTACCCGTGAAGCCTATGCGACAGACTGCGACGCTCTTTGTCCTGACCGCCCTCCTCACGGGAGGCTGCGCCAAGCCTCCCACGGATAAAATCGAGGCGGCGGAACAGGCCGTCAAACAGGCTCGGGAACGCGGCGCCCACGTGTACGCTCCTGAAGAATACGCAAAGCTCGAAGGAAAACTCACCGCCTTAAAGCAAGAAGCGGCCGAGCAAGAAAGCAAGTTTGCACCGTTCCAAGACTATGGAAAAGTCGAAGAGCTGGCCGTGTCAACCGCCAATGAGGCGACCGCTGTTTCGTCGGCGGCCTCTCAGAAAAAGGAAGAGGCCAAGACGGCGGCTCTTCAGGCTCAACAAGTCGCCCAAGAGGCCGTGTCGTCCACTCGCCAATTGATCGCGAAGGCACCGGTCGGAAAAGACCGGGCGGCCATCGAGTCAATCAAGAACGATATCGAGGCGCTGACAACTTCCCTGACACAGGTCCAAGCGTCGATCGACAAAGAGGACTATCAGGCCGCCCAAGCCCAAGCCAAGGCCATCGATGAAAAAAGCCGCGCCATCTCGGTTGAGATTCAAGATGCCATCGCCAAGGTCAAGCCAAGAAAAGGCTCTTCCTTCCACAAGCAGTGAGGTGCCGGTGCTTTTCGGACGGCGCACGTGTGTTCACCCCAGGTACCTGGCGATAGGCTTCTGCGCCCTCCTGGCGACCGGATGCACGCCGGCCATTCCTCCCGACCTCATCGCCGACATTGACGCCGTTGATCACCAGTTGATCGAACTGGGAGCCCCCCGCACGGCGGCGAACGAGTATGCCTCCTTCGCCACCCAATGGGCCGCCCTCAAAATACGCGCACAGGCCTATGACGACCTCATCCTCTGGCCATGGGAATCCAACAGCATCGAAGACGAGCTTCGACAATTGCTTGCCCATGGCGACGATACCTTGGTCAGGGTCCAAGAGGAGCAAGCCGCCCTCCGCCGAACGGCCGAAATCGCGATTGCCAAGCTTGACAAGCGTCTTTCGGCTTTGTCCTCCCACGTGGCATCATTGGGCGGCCATATCGTGTTGGGAAAAGAATTGACCCAGACGGATCTCTTGTTGAAACAGGCGCGATCATTCTTTCAACAACGGGACTACGCACGGTCTCTCGACATCACCACACGGGCCAACGAGACCCTTGACGTTCAAACCGCGGTGTTGACGCGGGACCTGAAACGGTACGCGGACGCCCGACAGATCGCACGATGGCAAATCATGGCCCGGCAGACCGTGGAGTGGTCCCGTGTTCACCAGTCGCCGGCCATTATCGTGAGCAAAGTGGACCGGGAACTGCTCCTCTACGAGAACGGGAAGATAGCGTCGTCCTATCCCGTCCGGCTGGGGTACAACGGCCTCAAAGACAAACTGGTGCAGGGAGATGGAGCCACGCCGGAGGGCCGTTACCGGGTCGTCGCCCTGAAGGGAGAGGGTGAAACACAGTTTTTCCGCGCCCTACTGTTGGACTATCCCAACCAGGAGGACCGGCGGCGCTTTCGAGCCGCCGTTCAAGCCGGAGCCGTTTCTCCAACGGCCTCCATCGGCGGGCTCATTGAAATTCATGGGATGGACTCGACAGGGGCCTCTCAAACGTTGGGCTGCATCATGCTCGACAACTCTCATATGCAGAGAGTGTTCTCCCGTGTCGTGGCCGGCACACCGGTGACCATTGTCGGAGCCCTCGCCGAACGGAACGCCATTACCTTGGCCTTGACCGAGTTACAGCAACAACGAGACGCAACGTGAACTCCGTCGCGGCATACCGATTCGTCATCTGTTCGTCGCTGTTCCTGGGGGGACTGCTGAGCGCGAAGCCGCTGACCCTGTCGCTGTCGCAAAACAGCGAGTCCGTCTCCCCGGCACCCGCGTCTTCCGTCCTTCCGTCGGCCGGTTCGCAAGCCGACCCCCTCCCTTCCCTTTCCGCCCTTCAAGCCCGATACAAGGCCTTGTCAAAACAACTGTCCCGGCTCAAACCGCAGGAGCCGTACATTCTCGTGGACACCGCCCGCAACCATCTTTATCTTAAGCAGCGAGACGACGTGCTTATGGACGCCCTGGCCTCGACCGGCAGCGGCACCATCCTTCCCAAACCGGGGGGAACGACCGACCAATGGGTTTTCGACACGCCGCGCGGAGAATTCTTCGTCCAGTCCAAGCTCCTCAATCCGGCGTGGGTCAAACCCGATTGGGCCTTTATCGAAGAAGGGCTGGAAGTTCCCCGCAATCAAGCCGACCGTGTGGAACAGGGCGTACTCGGCGCCTATGCGTTGGGATTCGGGAAGGGGTATTTCATCCACGGCACGCTCTACACGCGTCTGCTCGGCAAAAACGTGACGCACGGCTGCATTCGGCTGAATGACGACGATCTCAAGCGCATCTATCGAGTGGCTCGGATTGGGACACCGATCATCATTTTTTAGCTCAGACGGCTCGGCGACGCCTTACCGATTCTTTTCCCCCTGGACCCTCTTCCTCCTGTTCATCTTGTTGACCGCCACCTGCCGGGCGGAAGACCGGGGGCCTTTTCCCGACGTGGATCCGAACGACCCCGCCTCGTTGCAGGAAGTGACGCGCGTGCTCCAGGAAGAGGTCAAGCTGGCCGCTCGTCCCCACAACTACTTGCTGATCGACCTCGTGACGCGCACTATCCACATCAAGGGTCGAGGCCTTGACCTCTATCGCATTCCCATCGCCGCGTGGTCAATCAAGGCGTCGAGCGCCATGCATGGCACGCACCGGCTGATCGCACGCCCTCCCATTGCCCGTCGCACCGTTGATCCCACCGTTTCCGTCGAGCAGATCCCCCTTTCACTCGCCGACATGCCCACGGCCTATACCCTGTCGTTCACTCCAGCCCTGACCATCGAAGTGCGACCTTCGGACGAAGAGGGCCTCTTCCACCGACTGTGGGCGGGAGCGAAAACCTGGTGGCGGAGCTTAACCGAATGGGCATCATCGTTCTCCAGGGGAGAATCCTCCGACTCGAATCCTTATCTGCTGTTGGAACTCTCCCGCGAGCAGGCGCAATCTCTCGCGTGGTCGGCGGTCGATGGGATGCCTTTAGTCATCCGGCGGGCAACCGATAAGAAATAGACCCGGTCAATGGCATCATTGTCTTTTCCGGGGAAGATTCCTATGATGCAGCCTGGCTCCTGAAATCGGATCAGACCACCTTGCCCACGAGGAGACCCATGCCCACTCCACTGCGAAAGGCGTTACCGGCGCCGTTTCAGGTCACGGTTCGTTCGGCAATGGAAGAGTTGGATCACAACCGGATCGTCGATCGATTATGGGAGAAAGACCACCGGCTCTGGAAAGACCAGCCCACCGAGATCACCGACCGACTCGGCTGGCTGACCGTCCATGAGCGGATGCGAGAACAACTCAACAGTCTTCGCGACTGTGTCGCCGAGACCAAGGCTATGGGTGTCACGGATGTTGTTCTCCTCGGCATGGGCGGCAGCAGTTTGGGGCCGGAAGTCCTCCGCGCCTCGTTCGGGCAAGCGAAGGGGTTTCCGCGACTGTGGGTCCTCGATTCCACCGTGCCTGGGTGGGTCCGGTCGGTGACCGACGCACTGACTCCCTCCAACACGCTGTTCCTCGTCGCGAGCAAGTCCGGCGGCACCATTGAAGTCATGTCCCTGTTCGCCCATTTCTGGGAGCTGGTTCACAAGGCAACGAAACACCGCGCCGGCGATCACTTCATCGCCGTTACCGATCCGGGAACCGGGCTTGAACGATTGGCGCGAGACCATGGATTCCGCCGGATCTTCACCAACCCGCCCGACATCGGCGGCCGCTACTCCGTCCTTTCTCTGTTCGGGCTGGTGCCCGCCGCGCTGCTGGGACTTGACGTCTCCAAGCTGCTCGATCGAGCGGCAGGCATGGCGGCTCAATGCAAGACACAGAATCCCATCGAGGCCAACCCCGGCGCCTATCTGGGAACCGTCATGGGAAGCCTCGCCAAATCCGGCCGTGACAAGGTCACGGTCATCACATCCCCGGCCCTGTCCACGTTCGGGCTGTGGGTGGAACAACTGCTGGCCGAAAGCACGGGCAAGGAAGGAACGGGGTTGATCCCCGTGGCCCAGGAGCCGGTTCTTCGTCCTTCGTCCTACGGCGATGACCGATTGTTCATCTACCTGCGTCTTCAGAAGGACCGCAACGCAACGCTCGATCGGCGGATCCAGGCTCTGAGAAATGCGCGCCGGCCCGTGATTCAACTTGACCTTCGCGACCGGTACGATCTTGGCGCCGAATTCTTTCGCTGGGAATTCGCCACCGCCGTGGCCGGTCATCTCCTCGGTATCCATCCGTTCGACCAGCCCAATGTCCAAGAGAGCAAGGACAACACCAACCAGGTCTTGAGCGTCTTTGATTCGACCCGTCAATTGCCGGAGCTGCTGCGCCACAGCCCCGCCCAAGCGGCGAAGGACCTGGTCACCCGTTTGAAAGCCGGTGTCTATGTCGCCATCTTGGCCTACACAACCCCTTCCCGCCCTTTTGAGCAGGCCATCGCGCGGCTCCGAAAAACCCTCGTGGCCCGCCATCACGTCACCACCACGTTCGGCTACGGGCCTCGGTATTTGCATTCCACCGGCCAGCTCCACAAGGGAGGCCCCGCGACAGGCCTCTTCCTCCAACTGATTGATCGCATGGCGCCCGATCTTCCGATCCCGGGCAAATCCTTTTCATTCGGCACCCTGGCTCGTGCCCAGGCGGCCGGTGATCTCCAATCCCTGCGCACCCATCACCGGCACGCGCTGCTCGTTCCGCTCGGGCGAGACCCGGTCCAGACCATCGACGTTGTCACCGCCGCCTTGAGTCCCGTCCATTCCTCAAACCGGCGAGTCGCCATCCAAACGAAGGCACAAGCGACTCGACGGAGGACTCGACAATAGCATGCCCATCGCTCCGGAAATTCACCTCGCGCGCGACGGAGCGGAATGGGCCGACCAGGCGGCGACCCTGCTTCTAACTTCCAGCGAAGCCGCCATCCGGTCCCATGGCCGATGCCTGCTTGCTCTCTCGGGCGGGTCCACACCTCGAACACTGTACACGACGATGGCTTCTCCTCCATGGAGAGACTGCTTCGACTGGCCGCGGCTCTTTTTTCTTTTTGGAGATGAACGGTGCGTGCCGCCGGACCATCCGGAGAGCAACTTCGGCATGGCCCAGACGGTGTTGTTTCAACCGCTAGGCATCCAAGACGATCACATCGTTCGCATGAAAGGCGAATCTGCTGATCCGCAGGCCGCAGCCCAGGACTATGAAGCGGTCCTGCGACAGTTGACGAATTGCCCACCGCCCGCTCTTCCCACCCTCGACGTGATCCTGCTCGGCCTGGGAGACGACGGTCACACGGCGTCCCTCTTTCCCGGGACGGCGGCGCTTGGGGAACGAGAAAAAGCCGTGACCGTCGGCTTTGCCCCGACAGGCGTTCGGACTCGGCTCACCCTCACCTTGGGTGTGCTCAATCGGGCAAGTGTGATACTCTTCCTGGTCACCGGCTCACCCAAGGCACCGGTGGTGAGAAAAATCCTCACCCCCCAGAGTGAGGAGGACAGGGTTCTCCCCGCAGCCTTGGTGGCGCCGGAAGCCGGACGGCTGATTTGGATGTTGGACCATTCCGCCGCATCCCAGTTGCCGGCTCACAGGCAGGCAGTCTGGAACTTTTTCCCATGATTCTCGCTGGCGACATCGGCGGCACCAAAACCAATCTTGCACTCTACGATTGGACGGAGGGACGGACCGAGCCGGTTCGCATCGAATCCTTCCCTAGCGGCGACTACTCGTCACTAGAAGACATCCTCCGCGACTTCCTCGCGGCACCGCTTCCGACCTCGTCATCCATTGAACAAGCCGCTGAAACAGCCGAACCAGAATCCATCGCCGAGCGCACAGCCAATGAGGCGTCAACGCCTTTGCAGATCGAGGCGGCCTGTTTTGGAATCGCGGGCCCTGTGTTCGAAAACCGAAGCCAGACGACGAATCTCCCCTGGGTGGTCGACGGCGATCAGATTGCCAAGGAGTTCGCGATTCCGAAGGTCCGGCTCCTCAATGATCTCGAAGCGACAGCCCACGGTATCTTGTTGCTCCATCCTGACGAGGTCGAGGTATTGAATGAGGGCAAGCCTCCGGCGAAACGGCAGGCCCTGGCCATCATCGCCGCCGGAACCGGCCTGGGAGAGGCGATTCTTTATTGGGACGGGACCACCTACCGCCCCATGCCGTCGGAAGGGGGCCACGCCGACTTTGCGCCGAACAACGACCATGAGATCGAGCTGCTCCGCTATCTGCGGGGCCAATATCTTCACGTCAGTTACGAGCGTGTCCTCTCCGGCCCTGGCCTCTATGCCATCTATGAGTACCTGCGCGACACCAAGAAAAATGAACCGACCTGGTTGGCGGAACGGATCAAAACCGGCAATCCCGCCGCGGTGATCGCCGAGGCCGGCCTCGCGGGACAGGCCGACATCGCCAAACAAGCCTTGGATCTGTTTGCGTCGATCTATGGAGCGGAAGCCGGCAATTTAGCGCTCAAAGCTCTTTCGCTGGACGGGGTCTATGTCGCGGGCGGCATCGCTCCGAAACTCATCGCCAAACTTCGAGACGGTACCTTCATGAAGGCCTTCACCAACAAGGGGCGATACAAACGATTGATGACTTCGATTCCTGTCAAGGTTGTCATGAATGAACATACCGCTCTACTCGGCGCTGCCTCGATCGCAGCCACCCTTGCCCGGCGCGGGGAACCATGACGACCCCGTCCGATCTTGATAGCCTCAAAAAAGCCGCCGCACTGAAGGCTGTCGAGTTTGTCCACGACGGCATGGTGGTCGGGTTGGGAACGGGATCCACCGCACGACATCTGGTGATCGCCTTGGGCGAGAAAGTTCGCGCCGGCATGAAACTTCGCGGCGTCGCCACGTCACAAGAGACTGCCTCGCTGGCAACCCAATCAGGCATTCCCCTCATCGATACGGACAATCGCTGGGAAATCGACGTTGCCATCGACGGAGCGGATCAAGTCGATGCCGCCTTCAACCTGATTAAGGGGGGAGGCGGAGCCCTGCTCAAGGAAAAAATCGTGGCCGCTTCGGCCCGACAGTTCATCGTCATGGTCGATCAGACCAAGCTGGTCCCGGTCCTGGGAGGGTCGTTTCCGTTGCCAATCGAAATCATTCCCTTTGGCTGGGGCAGCACCGCTCGACACATCGAGGAAGTGACCAAGAGTCCTGTGGTGCTGCGCGAGCGCCACGGCGCCCCCTACCGAACCGAAGCCGGCAACTTGATCGTGGACGTGCATCTCGACCGGATTGATCGACCACGAGAACTGGAAGTCCTTCTGAACCTGATTCCCGGCGTGGTTGAAACCGGCCTCTTCGTTGGACGAACGGACATCCTGATCATCGGCACCACCCAAGGGGTCCAGGTTCATCATGCGCCGAAAGGATCGTAAGACGGCTCTACCGAAGACTTTCATCCCCTCCGAATCACCGTTCTCAGCACAAAAACGCCACACCAGCTCTCAACCCCTCCTCCATTCATTAGAGGGGCTTGAGACCTCCGCCATCACCGTGTAGGCTGGACCTCGGAAGAGGCGAGTTATCCCGTTCAAAATGGTGTGTCTTCAAAATGGTGTGCCATGGTTCGATTGTCTAGCCTGATGCTTACCTTCTCTCTGAACCTGATGATCGGTATGGCTACCGGGTGCGGAGGCACAACGGATCTCCCTCAACAGCTTCCCCCCAACAATACGGTCACACTGCAGCTCGTGACGGACCGCCTCTCGTTTCCCGTCTTCATGACGGCGCCCCCTGGCGACAACACGAGGCTGTTCGTTGTCGAAAAGGAAGGACTCATCCGCATCGTGACCGTGAACGGGGGAGGGATTCTTCCCACGCCATTTCTTGATCTACGCGTTGATCTACGCGGTCAGATTTCTACAAGCGGAGAACAGGGATTGCTGGGATTGGCCTTTGATCCAGGCTACTCAACCAATGGCAATCTATATATTTTTTATACGAACCCGTCCGGCAACCTGATCATCGCTCGGCTCCAACGAAGGGCAGGAGATCCGAACCTCGCCAACCCAGCATCCCTGACAATTTTGCAGACCATTGAGCATACCACCCACACCAATCACAACGGAGGCATGTTGGCCTTTGGTCCGGACCGTTGCCTCTATGCCGGGACCGGCGACGGGGGCGGGAGCGGCGATCCCGACAATAATGGGCAGCGACTCACCACCAAGCTCGGCAAACTGCTGCGGCTCGATCCCCGGACGGGAGGCGCTTGCACCAACGAAGGAGTGAACCCTTTTGTTCTTTCAGAAGGAGTGCCGGAAATCTGGAGCCTTGGTCTCCGCAATCCCTGGAGATTTTCGTTCGATCGAGCCACCGGCGATCTCTACATCGCCGACGTGGGACAGAACCGTCGTGAAGAAATCAACGTGTCCCCGGCTCCCTTGGCCGGGCGACAGGCGAACTATGGTTGGCGAGTCATGGAAGGATTGCTCTGTTTTAACCCTCTTGTCAATTGCGATCAGAGCGGCCTCACCCTGCCGGTGCTCGACTACCCCCATACGGACGGCGCCTGCTCCGTCATCGGCGGCTACGTCTATCGAGGGGCGGCGATGCCTGCATTGTGGGGAACCTATTTCTATGCGGATTATTGCGCCGGCTTTGTGCGGAGTTTTCGCTTCGTGAATAATCAGGTGACGAACCAGGCGGACTGGCCTCTGTTACACCGAAACGGCATCACGAGTTTTGGAGAGGATGCCCAGGGAGAACTGTATCTCATGACTCAAGGAGGGAGCCTCTACAAACTGGTTCCCAACTGACGAGAATTTCTCTTCTTTCTCATCAGCCACCGTTGCCTCCTATCAAACGCGGTGGAGCAGGACAGAGCCCTCCTCACCGTCGGCTCTTACTTCCCGTTACCGTGGCTCCTCGCCGCCTCTAGGTCTGACGAGCGGAACGAACCTGACGAGCGTGAGCGTCTCTCGTTCATAGCCGTTCTCCGTCCGGCGGTAGAGCTCCAGCCGCTGCAGGTCCTTGCCGACGGGAATGATGAGTTGGCCACCGATCGCCAATTGATCGAGCAGAGGCTGCGGCACCGTTTCTGGCGCAGCGGTGACGATGATGGCATCAAACGGCGCTTCCTCCGGCCACCCTTCATGGCCGTCCCCGACTCGCACTCGCACATTCGTATACCCAAGCTCCGCCAGGGTCCGTTCCGCTTGACGAGCAAGGGGCTCTAACAGTTCGACGGAAAAAACCCGATCGACCAGCTCGGCCAACACGGCCGCTTGATAGCCAGATCCGGTGCCGATCTCCAGCACCTTATCCGTTCTTTTGAGGTGCAGATGTTCCGTCATCTCAGCCACTAGCGAAGGTTGCGAGATGGTCTGGCCATAGCCGATCGGCAGGGGACTATCGAGATAGGCGGAATCGGCATAGGACGGGGGCACGAACCGGTGGCGCGGGACTTTTCTCATGGCGGCAATCACCGCCGGATCGCGAACGCCGTGGGGGATGACGTCCCGATCGACCAGCCGGTCCCGTTCTACCTGACGGTTTGAATCCCTGGAAAGGGAGTCGGCTCCGCTCCTGTTACAGGAGAGGCTCCACATCGACCAACAGACGAGAAGACAGAAGAACGCACCACGCCGAAGTCGTGCTCCCATTGCAGCACTGTTACTCGACCAAGATGATTCCGAAGCGGCGATGCCTCGCCCCATGTCTTGATTCGAAGATGTGGTCGAAGATCGGGCACAGACGGACCCTCTTCCCCACAGGGAAAATGCCACAGAAGAGAGGCTCAAGGGAACGAGCCTTTCTTAATCCAACACAAACGTGACCTTCAGATCCACACGATACAAGACGACCTTGCCGTCTTCGACGACCACGTGTTGTTCCTTCACCCACGCCGACTTGATGTTTCGGACCGTCTTCGAGGCACGGTTGATCCCTTCGACGATGGCGTCTTCAAAACTCTTGGGCGACTCGGAACTGATCTCGATGATCTTGGCAACGGACATAAAAGCCCCCTTTCTGTTCTGCGCTCACAGGCGCCGCAATAACGATTGACTTTCCCCGACACGGCCCGCAGCCGTCTCCTTCAAGAAAAGAAGCGGGCATTTTGCTTCTTCCAGCTACCGAGCAAAGTCGAGGCCTGACAGACTTCGGCGCCACGTTGGAAAGGTTACCCATTTTATCGGGCGGTTCTTCGGTCGCGGGTTATCGGAGGCGAAAACACTGGGGAACTCTGCGCCAGGACAAACGATCGACCTGTAGCGAGAAGGGGCAAGAGAATATGTCAGATCCCTTCGCGCTCACGTCTCGTGACCTGCGGGGATGGACCTTGGGAGCTCTGAACCGGTAGAATGCCTCTCATCTTCTTTCATCCACCCCCATAAGACCACGTACCCGACCATCTTTTTGTAGAAAGGCAGAACCATCGGTATGAAGCACGAAACCGCTCGACCGTCCGTCATCCCCTCCGTCCATGGGTTTTCCCCCGGCTTTGCCGCCCTCGGTCTGGAAGCGAGGCTGCTCGCCACGTTGGATCAACTGGGCTATGAGGAGCCCACGCCGATTCAGCGAGAGGCGATCCCGCCCCTGCTGGCCGGAAAAGACGTCCTGGGGCAGGCGGCAACCGGCACAGGAAAAACCGCGGCCTTTGCGCTGCCGCTCTTACAACGACTGGCTCAGGGGGCGAAGGCCCAGCCCGCCGCCTTGATTCTTGTGCCCACTCGCGAATTGGCCGTCCAAGTCGGTGACGCGGTGAAGCGGTATGGAAAGGAACTCCGCACGAGCGTCTTAACCCTCTATGGAGGACAAGCCATGGGGCCTCAGCTTCATGCCCTCAAGCGCGGGGTCGATGTCGTGGTCGCGACGCCGGGCCGCGCCCTCGATCATATCCGCCGGCAGAGCCTGAAACTCGCACAGGTGCGCGTCGTCGTCCTGGACGAAGCCGATGAGATGCTCGATATGGGGTTCGCCGACGATCTTGACGCCATTCTGGAACAGACGCCGGCGGTGAAACAGACGGCGCTCTTCTCCGCGACCATGCCGGCCCGGATCAAGTCGATCGCCCAGCGGCATCTCAACCATCCGGTCGAAATCACCATCGCAAAAGAACCGGTCAAGGTCGGGACCATGCCGCGCGTCCAGCAGACGGCCTACGTCGTCCCCAGGCCCTATCGCGGCGCCGCCCTCGTTCGAGTCTTGGACATGGCCGGACCGAAATCCGCCTTGGTGTTCTGCCGGACTCGCGTGGAGGTCGATGACGTCACCGCCCTGCTGAACGGCCGAGGATATCGAGCGGAGGCGCTTCACGGCGGCATGAGCCAACCTCAACGCGATCGCGTCCTGCAAGCCTTCCGCGCAGGACAGACGAACCTCCTCGTGGCCACCGACGTGGCCGCCCGTGGGTTGGATATTCCTCACGTCTCGCACGTGATCAATTTCGACTTGCCCTCGTCGGCGGAGATCTATGTCCATCGCATCGGTCGAACCGGCCGAGCCGGACGAGAGGGCGCGGCCATGACCGTTCTCGACCCGCGCGAGGAGCGGCTACTCCGCAGCATCGAACGGCTCACCAATGCGAAGGTGACGGTCGCCCCTGTCCCATCGGCGGCCGATCTGCTGGCCAAGCGACTTGAGCGGGCCAGAGCGGCGGTACAGGAAGCGATGCGGACGGAGGACATCGGCGGATTCCGAGGGGTCGTTGAAGCGATGGCCGCATCACATGATCCGATCACGATCGCAGCCGCGGCGATGAAGCTCGTCTTTCGCGCACAGGGCGGGGACCGGGTTGAGGAAGACATTCCCGCCCTGCCGGTGAGACGGCTGGAGTTCAATCAAACCACGCGGACCATGCCACGGCCGTCGGGCCGAACAGGCGACCGAGATCGCGGCGAGCCGTCGAGATTGAGCAAGCGACCGTCGATGGG
This sequence is a window from Candidatus Nitrospira inopinata. Protein-coding genes within it:
- a CDS encoding DEAD/DEAH box helicase; its protein translation is MKHETARPSVIPSVHGFSPGFAALGLEARLLATLDQLGYEEPTPIQREAIPPLLAGKDVLGQAATGTGKTAAFALPLLQRLAQGAKAQPAALILVPTRELAVQVGDAVKRYGKELRTSVLTLYGGQAMGPQLHALKRGVDVVVATPGRALDHIRRQSLKLAQVRVVVLDEADEMLDMGFADDLDAILEQTPAVKQTALFSATMPARIKSIAQRHLNHPVEITIAKEPVKVGTMPRVQQTAYVVPRPYRGAALVRVLDMAGPKSALVFCRTRVEVDDVTALLNGRGYRAEALHGGMSQPQRDRVLQAFRAGQTNLLVATDVAARGLDIPHVSHVINFDLPSSAEIYVHRIGRTGRAGREGAAMTVLDPREERLLRSIERLTNAKVTVAPVPSAADLLAKRLERARAAVQEAMRTEDIGGFRGVVEAMAASHDPITIAAAAMKLVFRAQGGDRVEEDIPALPVRRLEFNQTTRTMPRPSGRTGDRDRGEPSRLSKRPSMGRPDREPPNAGMVRVYVGTGHQAGIRPGDLVGAIANEAKVHSKILGDIEILDRFSLIEVPEAMAPKIIDRLGRARIKGHRVPVRLFREERDAG